Proteins encoded within one genomic window of Polynucleobacter duraquae:
- the metK gene encoding methionine adenosyltransferase, whose protein sequence is MANDYFFTSESVSEGHPDKVADQISDAILDSILAQDPTARVAAETLCNTGLVVLAGEITTNANVDYIQVARNTLREIGYDNTDYGIDYKGCAVLVAYDKQSPDIAQGVDKAHDDGLDQGAGDQGLMFGYACDETTELMPLPIHLSHRLVERQSQLRRDGRLNWLRPDAKSQVTLRYVDGKPDSIDTVVLSTQHDEDISLEKLREAVIEEIIKPVLPKHLIKGAINFLVNPTGRFVIGGPQGDCGLTGRKIIVDTYGGAAPHGGGAFSGKDPSKVDRSAAYAGRYVAKNVVAAGLASKCLIQISYAIGVAKPTSVMVSTFGTGKISDEKIAQLVSEHFDLRPKGIVKMLNLLRPIYRKTAAYGHFGREEPEFTWEQCDKAPALRAAAGL, encoded by the coding sequence ATGGCAAATGATTACTTCTTCACCTCCGAATCAGTTTCTGAAGGTCACCCCGACAAAGTAGCAGACCAAATCTCTGATGCGATCTTGGATTCGATCCTGGCTCAGGACCCTACTGCGCGCGTTGCTGCAGAAACTTTGTGTAATACCGGCTTGGTAGTGTTGGCTGGTGAGATTACTACAAATGCCAACGTGGACTATATCCAAGTAGCCCGTAACACTTTGCGTGAAATTGGTTACGACAATACTGACTACGGCATTGACTACAAAGGTTGTGCGGTTTTGGTTGCCTATGACAAGCAAAGCCCTGATATCGCTCAAGGCGTTGATAAGGCGCATGACGATGGCTTGGATCAAGGTGCTGGTGATCAAGGCTTGATGTTTGGTTATGCCTGTGATGAAACGACAGAGCTCATGCCTTTACCGATTCATTTGTCACACCGTTTGGTAGAGCGTCAATCTCAATTGCGCCGTGATGGCCGTTTGAACTGGCTGCGCCCAGATGCCAAGTCTCAAGTGACCTTGCGTTATGTGGATGGCAAGCCTGACTCAATCGATACCGTGGTTCTCTCCACGCAGCATGATGAAGATATTTCTCTTGAGAAATTACGTGAAGCAGTGATCGAAGAAATCATCAAACCAGTGCTACCAAAGCACTTGATCAAAGGTGCAATTAACTTCTTGGTGAACCCAACAGGTCGATTTGTGATCGGTGGCCCGCAAGGCGATTGTGGGCTAACAGGTCGTAAGATTATTGTGGACACTTACGGCGGTGCGGCCCCTCACGGTGGTGGTGCATTCTCAGGTAAGGATCCTTCTAAGGTAGATCGTTCTGCTGCCTATGCTGGTCGTTATGTAGCGAAGAACGTAGTTGCTGCTGGTTTGGCAAGCAAGTGCTTGATTCAGATCTCTTACGCAATTGGTGTGGCGAAGCCAACTTCAGTAATGGTCAGCACCTTTGGCACTGGCAAGATCTCTGATGAAAAGATTGCGCAACTGGTATCTGAGCATTTTGACTTGCGTCCAAAAGGCATCGTCAAGATGTTGAACCTCTTGCGTCCGATTTATCGCAAGACTGCTGCATATGGCCACTTTGGTCGTGAAGAGCCAGAATTTACTTGGGAGCAGTGCGATAAGGCGCCTGCATTACGTGCGGCAGCTGGCTTGTAA
- a CDS encoding lysophospholipid acyltransferase family protein, with amino-acid sequence MYKLLLKLTLAAIAVLPLFVVQVIGAALGIFAYVGSKQYRSLFRPQYEAVTKSHHLPLQIWSAAAASGQLFSDSLWIWRNPKKALSLVEIQDWDLVEAAINGGHGLVMLTPHLGGFEIIPRVLAQHFPATILYRPSRQEWLNEVVEEGRAYPNMHFVPTNLNGVRQMTRALTRGEAIGILPDQVPSGGEGVWVPFFGRLAYTTPLPARLANRNNTPVVMFTAKRKGLGKGWLMQAKRLEPLSEDSTLAAAELNVAIENAILVAPNQFIWAYNRYKHPSGAELPPSN; translated from the coding sequence GTGTACAAACTCCTTCTCAAGCTCACCCTTGCTGCAATTGCAGTCTTGCCCTTATTCGTAGTTCAGGTGATTGGGGCTGCCTTAGGAATCTTCGCCTACGTAGGATCCAAACAATATCGATCACTTTTCCGTCCTCAATATGAGGCGGTTACTAAAAGCCATCATCTACCACTTCAAATCTGGAGTGCAGCGGCGGCCTCAGGGCAGCTCTTCTCAGACAGCTTATGGATTTGGCGAAATCCCAAAAAAGCTCTTTCCCTGGTTGAAATACAAGACTGGGATCTAGTTGAGGCAGCCATTAATGGAGGTCATGGCCTAGTCATGCTCACGCCACACCTAGGCGGCTTTGAAATCATTCCCCGAGTATTGGCTCAGCACTTTCCGGCCACCATCCTCTATCGCCCTTCTCGCCAAGAATGGCTCAATGAAGTAGTGGAAGAGGGTCGCGCCTATCCCAATATGCACTTCGTACCAACTAACCTGAATGGCGTTCGTCAAATGACGCGCGCCCTCACCCGCGGTGAAGCCATAGGGATTCTTCCAGATCAAGTACCGAGTGGCGGTGAAGGCGTATGGGTACCGTTCTTTGGGCGCTTAGCTTATACAACGCCACTGCCAGCACGCTTAGCCAATCGCAACAACACACCTGTTGTCATGTTTACCGCTAAACGCAAAGGGCTAGGCAAAGGCTGGCTCATGCAAGCCAAGAGGCTAGAGCCACTTTCTGAAGATTCCACACTGGCAGCGGCTGAACTGAACGTTGCCATTGAGAATGCCATCTTAGTTGCACCCAATCAATTCATCTGGGCGTATAACCGCTACAAACATCCAAGCGGAGCAGAATTGCCACCAAGTAATTAG
- a CDS encoding lipid A biosynthesis acyltransferase, producing MTWLQNVFNFLALSLLRLFAFLPYSFTIQIGYGLGWLAAHISNERAKVVKTNLRLCFPNLCEEEIHFLALEHWKLFGRSVMERSRIWLGSGKQITDIVTINSAITLGDRKPRLLINPHFIGLEGGFMALSVLASEHDWPRGAGLYQNMKNPFFNQKMIEWRNRFGGKSIERQSRLRDLIREIQTGNFIFIAPDIDLGPRDSIFVPFFGIQTNTITSVSRLARLSGAEVCLMTTTLNPDRKAYTCNISTPLPNFPTDDVEADTTRLNKYIEELVRERPAEYYWVHKRFKYRPPGEPSLYN from the coding sequence ATGACCTGGTTACAAAATGTTTTTAATTTTCTAGCGCTGAGCTTGCTGCGCCTGTTTGCATTTTTACCCTATAGTTTCACTATTCAGATTGGCTATGGTCTTGGCTGGTTAGCAGCACATATATCCAATGAGCGTGCCAAGGTTGTAAAAACGAACTTGCGCCTGTGCTTTCCCAATCTATGCGAAGAGGAAATTCATTTCCTTGCGCTAGAGCACTGGAAATTATTTGGTCGTAGCGTGATGGAGAGAAGTCGCATCTGGCTTGGCAGTGGAAAACAGATTACTGATATCGTCACCATCAACTCTGCTATTACTCTAGGCGATCGTAAGCCACGACTCCTGATTAACCCCCACTTTATTGGACTTGAAGGTGGCTTTATGGCCCTCTCCGTCTTAGCAAGCGAGCATGACTGGCCTCGCGGTGCCGGCCTCTATCAAAATATGAAAAACCCCTTCTTCAATCAAAAAATGATTGAATGGAGAAATCGTTTCGGAGGGAAATCGATTGAGAGACAAAGCCGCTTACGTGATTTGATTCGGGAAATTCAGACGGGGAACTTTATTTTTATTGCACCCGATATTGATCTCGGTCCACGTGACTCTATTTTTGTACCCTTCTTTGGTATTCAGACAAATACGATTACCTCTGTGTCACGTTTAGCTAGGCTTAGTGGCGCAGAAGTTTGCCTCATGACTACCACCCTGAATCCTGATCGCAAAGCTTATACCTGCAATATCAGCACCCCACTTCCCAACTTCCCAACAGATGATGTGGAAGCGGATACTACGCGCCTGAATAAATACATAGAAGAGCTTGTTCGAGAAAGGCCGGCAGAGTACTATTGGGTACACAAACGCTTTAAGTATAGGCCGCCTGGCGAGCCTAGTCTTTATAACTAA
- the dapF gene encoding diaminopimelate epimerase — protein sequence MHGAGNDFIVLNGIDQDLTNITREQWQKLAHRQLGIGADQILLVEKATRPDADFRYRIFNSDGGEVEQCGNGSRCFVRFVIDQGLSTKNPLRVEVAHTVLILKSHDDGQVEVDMGTPIFEHHQIPFNASDLASKQEFHEMLYALPIKAPAAHDSWIGVVSMGNPHAVQVVGDIDSAPVLEEGPSIEKNPVFPKRVNAGYMQILNRHEIQLRVYERGAGETLACGTGACAAVVSGIRRGLLDSPVKVRTRGGDLQIAWGGLINEVIQPVIMTGPAITVFEGEVKI from the coding sequence ATGCATGGTGCAGGCAATGACTTCATTGTGCTCAATGGGATTGATCAAGATCTCACCAACATCACCCGCGAGCAATGGCAAAAACTAGCGCACCGTCAGCTTGGCATTGGCGCCGATCAAATTCTGCTCGTTGAAAAAGCTACGCGCCCCGATGCTGACTTTCGTTATCGCATTTTTAATTCTGATGGCGGTGAAGTTGAGCAATGTGGCAATGGCTCACGTTGCTTTGTACGCTTTGTGATCGACCAAGGCCTTTCTACGAAGAATCCCTTACGTGTAGAAGTGGCCCACACTGTTCTCATCCTGAAGTCTCATGATGATGGTCAGGTGGAAGTGGATATGGGTACGCCGATTTTTGAGCATCACCAAATTCCTTTTAATGCGAGCGACCTAGCAAGTAAGCAAGAGTTTCATGAAATGCTGTATGCGCTACCCATTAAAGCTCCTGCCGCACACGACAGCTGGATCGGTGTTGTCTCGATGGGCAATCCTCATGCAGTACAAGTAGTGGGCGATATCGATAGCGCGCCTGTACTCGAAGAGGGTCCATCAATTGAAAAAAATCCTGTATTTCCAAAACGCGTGAATGCAGGCTATATGCAAATCCTGAATCGCCATGAAATCCAATTGCGCGTCTATGAGCGCGGCGCTGGCGAGACTCTCGCTTGTGGCACTGGCGCATGCGCTGCAGTGGTTTCAGGCATTCGTCGTGGCTTGCTTGACTCACCGGTGAAGGTGCGTACCCGCGGGGGCGATTTACAAATTGCCTGGGGCGGCCTCATCAATGAAGTGATTCAACCTGTGATCATGACCGGTCCAGCCATTACCGTATTCGAAGGCGAGGTAAAAATCTAA
- the pyrE gene encoding orotate phosphoribosyltransferase, which yields MSSKNSNQDNFIQFALEANVLSFGEFKTKAGRLSPYFFNAGGFNDGARLSALGRYYAKALQESGLQYDMLYGPAYKGITLAAATAIALADTGLNVPYAYNRKEAKDHGEGGSLVGAPVKGKVVIIDDVISAGTSVRESVKLIREAGAEPAAVLIALDRMEKSGTATEVGDKSAVQAVEQEFGLPVIAIASLADLMTFLTASSNADLTSYLPAVKAYREKYGI from the coding sequence ATGAGCTCAAAAAATTCAAATCAAGATAACTTTATTCAATTTGCCCTAGAGGCAAATGTTTTGTCATTTGGGGAGTTTAAAACTAAAGCGGGGCGCCTTTCACCTTATTTCTTTAATGCCGGTGGGTTCAACGATGGCGCTCGCTTAAGTGCGCTAGGCCGTTATTACGCCAAAGCCCTGCAAGAGTCTGGTCTCCAGTACGACATGCTGTATGGCCCTGCTTATAAGGGAATTACTTTGGCTGCCGCAACAGCAATTGCATTGGCTGATACTGGTCTTAATGTGCCTTATGCCTACAACCGGAAAGAAGCAAAAGACCATGGCGAGGGCGGTTCATTGGTAGGTGCCCCAGTAAAAGGCAAGGTGGTCATCATTGATGATGTGATTTCTGCAGGTACGTCTGTGCGAGAGTCTGTCAAACTCATTCGTGAGGCGGGTGCTGAGCCTGCAGCAGTATTAATTGCCTTGGATCGTATGGAGAAGTCAGGGACTGCTACTGAAGTTGGTGACAAGTCAGCAGTTCAAGCCGTTGAGCAAGAATTTGGCTTACCAGTGATAGCAATTGCGAGCCTGGCAGACTTGATGACTTTCTTAACCGCCTCGAGCAACGCGGATTTAACAAGTTACCTGCCAGCGGTAAAAGCTTATCGCGAAAAATACGGCATTTAA
- a CDS encoding exodeoxyribonuclease III — protein MLRIISANLNGIRSAVKKGFLPWAIKQKADFVCMQELKAQQDDLEDAILNPDGLHGFFHHAEKKGYSGCGIYTPHQPDKVLYGYGNEEFDAEGRYVEARFKNLSVISVYMPSGSSSPERQEAKYRYLDSFLPHLVELKKSGREIVLCGDVNIAHNEIDLKNWKGNLKNSGFLPEERAWLTNLFSKVGFVDVYRKLEPETTDTCYTWWSNRGQAYAKNVGWRIDYHITTPGIAASAKNTTVYKDDRFSDHAPLTVDYDWSI, from the coding sequence ATGTTACGCATCATTTCTGCCAACCTCAACGGTATCCGCTCGGCGGTCAAAAAAGGCTTCTTGCCCTGGGCCATAAAGCAAAAGGCAGACTTTGTCTGCATGCAGGAGCTTAAGGCTCAACAAGACGATTTGGAAGATGCCATCCTCAACCCAGATGGCCTGCACGGCTTCTTTCATCATGCCGAAAAAAAGGGCTACAGCGGTTGCGGCATCTATACCCCACATCAGCCTGACAAGGTGCTCTATGGCTATGGTAATGAAGAGTTTGATGCTGAGGGGCGTTATGTCGAAGCTCGGTTTAAAAATCTTTCAGTGATTTCCGTGTACATGCCCTCAGGCTCAAGCTCACCAGAAAGGCAGGAAGCTAAGTATCGTTATCTCGACTCTTTCTTACCGCATCTAGTAGAACTTAAGAAATCAGGTCGTGAGATTGTGCTGTGCGGGGATGTCAATATTGCCCATAATGAGATTGACCTCAAGAACTGGAAAGGCAATCTTAAGAACTCCGGATTTTTACCAGAAGAGCGCGCTTGGTTGACAAACCTATTTAGTAAAGTTGGTTTTGTAGATGTCTACAGAAAACTAGAACCCGAGACTACGGATACCTGCTACACCTGGTGGAGTAATCGTGGTCAAGCGTATGCAAAAAATGTTGGTTGGCGCATCGACTATCACATCACCACTCCCGGGATTGCAGCAAGCGCCAAAAATACTACTGTGTATAAAGATGATCGCTTTTCAGATCACGCGCCACTGACAGTAGATTACGACTGGTCTATTTAA
- a CDS encoding AmpG family muropeptide MFS transporter yields MLSSAQSWLKDFRVYLEWPCLRMLFLGFSAGLPLLLVLGTLSFWLREAGIDRSTIGYLTWVGLIYAFKWMWAPLVDRLSIPLLSRFFGRRRSWLLFAQFLIIVGLVGMASIDPKVQLTPIVWCALLVAFGSATQDIALDAFRIESADSDHQAALAATYQTGYRLALIWSGAGVLWLAARAEAGATGYDPAAWQFAYLCMAFSISVGVLTTLFSKEPVRIELAKARNAKAWLHQTLIEPFTDFIQRYGWHAILILSLIAIYRISDVVMGIMANPFYVDMGYTKDEVAAVSKVFGVVMTLVGAFVGGVLTLRFGVMRILFLGAILSAVSNLLFAWLATQGHDLHGLIWVISADNLSSGIATAAFIAFLSALTNIQYSATQYALFSSMMLLLPKWLAGFSGVFVNHFGYSNFFISTAVIGAPVLILIWLTIHFKVVEFKKHDSQVFK; encoded by the coding sequence GTGCTTAGTAGTGCTCAGTCCTGGCTGAAAGATTTTCGGGTTTATCTCGAATGGCCATGTCTTCGAATGCTCTTCTTGGGCTTCTCCGCTGGTCTACCCCTGCTGCTGGTTTTGGGAACACTCAGCTTTTGGTTGCGAGAGGCTGGCATTGATCGCAGCACGATTGGGTACCTCACTTGGGTTGGCTTGATTTATGCCTTTAAGTGGATGTGGGCTCCCTTGGTAGATCGATTATCTATTCCCTTATTGTCAAGATTTTTTGGCAGAAGGCGTAGCTGGCTACTTTTTGCGCAATTTCTAATTATTGTTGGTCTAGTCGGTATGGCCAGTATTGATCCTAAAGTGCAGCTGACGCCGATTGTGTGGTGTGCACTGCTAGTTGCATTTGGTTCTGCAACTCAAGATATTGCTTTGGATGCTTTCCGGATTGAGTCTGCAGATAGTGATCACCAGGCGGCTCTGGCGGCTACTTATCAAACAGGCTATCGATTAGCTTTAATTTGGTCTGGTGCTGGTGTTCTCTGGTTAGCCGCCCGCGCTGAAGCTGGTGCTACTGGCTATGATCCAGCCGCCTGGCAATTTGCTTATCTTTGTATGGCGTTCTCTATCAGTGTTGGTGTGCTTACTACCTTGTTTAGTAAAGAGCCTGTTCGCATTGAGCTAGCAAAAGCCCGAAATGCAAAAGCGTGGCTACATCAAACTTTAATTGAGCCATTTACAGATTTTATTCAACGTTACGGTTGGCACGCTATTTTAATTTTGTCCTTAATTGCCATCTATCGCATTAGTGATGTGGTGATGGGAATTATGGCCAACCCATTTTATGTGGACATGGGTTACACCAAAGATGAAGTGGCAGCAGTGAGCAAAGTCTTTGGGGTAGTGATGACATTGGTCGGCGCCTTCGTCGGAGGCGTCCTTACCTTACGTTTTGGCGTGATGCGGATTTTGTTTCTGGGTGCAATTTTATCGGCTGTCAGTAACTTGTTATTTGCTTGGCTTGCCACGCAGGGCCATGACTTGCATGGCTTGATCTGGGTTATCTCGGCTGATAATCTGAGTTCTGGAATTGCCACAGCTGCTTTCATTGCCTTCTTATCGGCGCTAACGAATATTCAGTACTCCGCAACGCAGTACGCCTTGTTTAGTTCAATGATGCTCTTATTGCCAAAGTGGTTGGCTGGGTTCTCAGGCGTCTTTGTAAATCACTTTGGCTACTCAAACTTTTTTATTAGCACTGCAGTTATTGGTGCGCCAGTATTAATTCTGATTTGGCTCACTATTCATTTCAAAGTGGTGGAATTTAAAAAGCACGACTCACAGGTTTTTAAATAG
- the metW gene encoding methionine biosynthesis protein MetW encodes MKRTDFAAIANWIAPNSEVLDLGCGDGSFLEYLQKQKPVHAYGVEIDDARVLSCVQKGLNVIQQNLEGGLALFENNSFDTVVLSQTLQTIHETEKILREVVRVGKESVVSFPNFGHWSHRLAVGFGRMPVSKSLPYQWYNTPNVRVLTVADFEKLASSLGLQILDQCILHEGRQVTLMPNLFGSLALFRVRRA; translated from the coding sequence ATGAAGCGCACAGACTTTGCCGCAATAGCGAATTGGATTGCACCTAATAGTGAAGTGCTTGATCTCGGTTGCGGTGATGGTAGCTTTTTAGAATATTTGCAAAAACAGAAACCTGTGCACGCTTATGGAGTTGAGATTGACGATGCGCGCGTACTTTCTTGTGTGCAAAAAGGTTTGAACGTTATTCAGCAAAATCTGGAAGGGGGCTTGGCGCTCTTTGAGAATAATAGTTTTGATACAGTTGTCCTCTCACAAACGCTGCAAACTATTCATGAAACTGAAAAGATCTTGCGTGAAGTCGTCCGGGTTGGCAAAGAGTCGGTTGTTTCTTTTCCGAACTTTGGTCATTGGTCGCATCGCTTAGCCGTTGGCTTTGGCCGTATGCCAGTTTCTAAAAGCCTGCCATATCAGTGGTACAACACACCCAATGTACGCGTTCTCACAGTGGCTGATTTTGAAAAATTAGCTTCGAGCTTAGGCTTACAGATTCTGGATCAATGCATCCTGCATGAGGGGCGGCAAGTTACCTTGATGCCCAATCTTTTTGGAAGCTTAGCGCTGTTCCGCGTTCGACGTGCTTAG
- the metX gene encoding homoserine O-succinyltransferase MetX: MSELHLSRNTIHFAEPLPLQSGAILSGYDLVIETYGKLNADKSNAVLVCHALNASHHVAGPNPDDAKDIGWWDNMIGPGKPVDTNHFFVIGVNNLGSCFGSTGPMSINPATKKPYGADFPVITVEDWVNTQARLADKLGIRRFAAVMGGSLGGMQALAWAIQFPKRLAHCLVIASTPKLSAQNIAFNEVARNAILSDPDFYGGNYYEYGVVPKRGLKLARMVGHITYLSDDDMAEKFGRELQRPSGESQDYRFSFDVEFEVESYLRHQGDKFSVYFDANTYLLITRALDYFDPSRRYEGSLNRALAEVQAKFLVVSFSTDWRFPPNRSREIVESLLSNKSEVSYAEIDAPHGHDAFLLDDPRYHNLIRAYFEQMLEVKA, translated from the coding sequence ATGAGCGAGCTACATCTCTCTAGAAATACTATCCACTTTGCCGAGCCCTTGCCTTTGCAAAGTGGCGCCATTTTATCGGGCTACGATTTAGTTATTGAAACGTACGGCAAGCTTAATGCCGATAAAAGTAATGCTGTCCTAGTTTGTCACGCACTCAATGCATCACATCATGTGGCTGGACCCAATCCTGATGATGCAAAAGATATCGGATGGTGGGACAACATGATTGGGCCGGGCAAGCCTGTAGATACCAATCACTTCTTTGTGATTGGCGTTAATAATTTAGGATCTTGCTTTGGATCCACTGGTCCTATGAGTATCAATCCTGCCACTAAGAAACCCTATGGCGCAGACTTCCCGGTAATTACGGTGGAAGATTGGGTAAACACCCAAGCGCGCTTGGCCGATAAGTTGGGCATTCGTCGTTTTGCTGCAGTCATGGGCGGAAGCTTAGGTGGCATGCAGGCATTAGCTTGGGCTATCCAGTTCCCAAAACGTCTTGCACATTGTTTAGTAATTGCGTCGACGCCAAAATTGAGTGCACAGAACATTGCATTTAATGAAGTAGCTCGCAATGCAATTTTGTCTGACCCAGATTTTTATGGTGGTAATTACTACGAATATGGCGTAGTGCCTAAGCGCGGCCTCAAGTTGGCTCGCATGGTCGGACATATCACTTATTTATCTGACGATGATATGGCTGAAAAATTTGGGCGCGAGCTGCAAAGACCTAGCGGCGAGTCTCAAGACTATCGCTTTAGCTTTGATGTGGAGTTTGAGGTTGAAAGCTATTTGCGCCATCAAGGTGACAAGTTCTCTGTTTACTTTGATGCCAACACGTATTTGCTAATTACTAGGGCGCTAGATTATTTCGATCCTTCTCGTCGTTATGAAGGCAGCTTAAATCGCGCTCTAGCCGAAGTACAGGCTAAGTTTTTAGTTGTGAGTTTTTCTACTGATTGGCGTTTCCCACCTAATCGTAGTCGTGAGATTGTGGAGTCTTTACTTAGCAATAAGAGTGAAGTCAGTTATGCAGAAATTGATGCTCCGCATGGGCATGATGCTTTCTTGTTGGATGACCCGCGTTATCACAACTTGATTCGTGCTTATTTTGAACAAATGCTCGAGGTGAAGGCATGA
- the slmA gene encoding nucleoid occlusion factor SlmA — MRDSFDPSASEIETTTAEEGKTRKRPRPGERRLQILQVLAEMLQNPKGERVTTAALAAKIQVSEAALYRHFASKAQMFEGLISFIEQTVFGLINQINQKEESGLAQARGILQMLLFFAEKNPGMTRVLLGDALLQEDDRLQERITQVLDRVETSLKQALRIAQTQGGTWANVSQDEVSIRAAMLMSYVLGRWHRFARSGFKKLPTEASDISLRILLSE; from the coding sequence ATGCGTGATTCTTTTGATCCTAGCGCCTCAGAGATTGAGACGACAACTGCCGAAGAGGGCAAGACACGTAAGCGCCCACGTCCAGGTGAGCGTCGCCTCCAGATTTTGCAAGTATTGGCAGAGATGTTGCAAAACCCCAAGGGTGAGCGAGTAACAACTGCAGCATTGGCAGCAAAAATTCAAGTCTCAGAAGCGGCACTCTATCGACATTTCGCCAGTAAGGCGCAGATGTTTGAGGGTCTGATTTCATTTATTGAGCAAACGGTTTTTGGTCTGATTAACCAGATTAATCAAAAAGAAGAGTCTGGACTTGCGCAAGCGCGTGGAATTTTGCAGATGCTCTTATTCTTTGCAGAAAAGAATCCCGGCATGACCCGCGTACTTTTGGGCGACGCTCTATTGCAAGAAGACGATCGCTTACAAGAGCGCATTACACAAGTGCTTGATCGTGTTGAGACATCTTTAAAGCAGGCACTGCGTATTGCCCAAACTCAAGGCGGTACGTGGGCAAATGTATCTCAAGATGAAGTCAGCATCCGTGCGGCGATGTTGATGAGTTATGTTTTGGGCCGTTGGCATCGCTTTGCTCGTAGCGGCTTTAAAAAGCTTCCAACTGAAGCGTCTGACATCAGTCTTCGCATTCTTCTATCCGAATGA
- the argB gene encoding acetylglutamate kinase: protein MTKQSPTISDISPLLKAEILAEALPYIRAYHGKTIVIKYGGNAMVEERLKESFARDVILLKLVGMNPVVVHGGGPQIDEALKKIGKTGTFIQGMRVTDEETMEVVEWVLGGEVQQDIVMLINHFGGQAVGLTGKDGGLIRAKKMLVADEKKPGGTIDLGFVGEIDTINPAVVKALQDDAFIPVISPIGFSEEGQAYNINADLVAGKMAEILHAEKLVMMTNIPGVMDKSGTLLTDLTAREIDGLFADGTISGGMLPKISSALDAAKSGVNSVHIIDGRIEHSLLLEILTEQAFGTMIRSR, encoded by the coding sequence ATGACAAAGCAATCCCCAACTATTAGTGACATCTCTCCTTTATTAAAGGCGGAGATTTTGGCCGAGGCCTTGCCTTACATTCGCGCTTATCACGGTAAGACCATTGTGATTAAGTACGGTGGAAACGCCATGGTTGAAGAGCGCCTGAAGGAAAGCTTTGCACGCGATGTCATTTTGCTGAAGCTGGTTGGTATGAACCCAGTAGTGGTGCATGGCGGCGGCCCACAAATTGATGAAGCTCTGAAAAAGATTGGTAAGACTGGCACTTTTATTCAAGGCATGCGCGTGACCGATGAAGAGACCATGGAAGTGGTTGAGTGGGTTCTGGGCGGTGAAGTGCAGCAAGATATTGTGATGTTGATTAATCACTTTGGTGGCCAAGCGGTTGGTTTGACTGGCAAAGATGGTGGCTTGATTCGTGCAAAGAAGATGCTGGTTGCCGACGAAAAGAAGCCTGGCGGAACTATTGATTTAGGTTTTGTTGGTGAGATTGATACGATTAACCCTGCAGTTGTAAAAGCGTTGCAGGATGATGCCTTTATTCCGGTGATCTCTCCAATCGGATTTAGCGAAGAGGGTCAGGCCTACAATATTAATGCTGACTTGGTGGCTGGCAAGATGGCAGAAATTTTGCATGCAGAAAAATTAGTTATGATGACCAATATTCCAGGTGTAATGGATAAGAGCGGTACGCTTTTAACCGACCTGACTGCACGTGAAATTGATGGCTTATTTGCTGACGGCACCATTTCTGGTGGCATGTTGCCAAAGATTTCTTCTGCATTAGATGCGGCAAAGAGTGGCGTAAATTCAGTACACATTATTGATGGACGAATTGAGCACTCCTTATTACTGGAGATTCTGACAGAGCAAGCATTCGGTACGATGATTCGTTCCCGCTAA
- the dksA gene encoding RNA polymerase-binding protein DksA, with translation MSEKDYMNAGQLDFFRQKLLTLKGDILKNASETTEHLRENILVPDPADRATIEEEHALELRTRDRERKLLKKVEQALARIESGDYGWCEETGEPIGLNRLIARPTANLSLEAQERRELRQKLFGD, from the coding sequence ATGTCCGAAAAGGACTATATGAATGCCGGCCAGTTAGATTTTTTCCGTCAGAAGTTATTGACCTTAAAGGGCGACATTCTGAAAAATGCCTCGGAAACAACAGAGCATTTGCGCGAAAATATTTTAGTTCCTGATCCAGCGGATCGGGCAACGATTGAAGAGGAACATGCTCTAGAGTTGCGCACGCGTGATCGTGAGCGCAAGCTCTTGAAAAAAGTTGAGCAGGCCTTAGCCCGTATTGAGTCTGGTGATTACGGTTGGTGTGAAGAGACTGGTGAGCCGATTGGCCTGAACCGCCTCATTGCACGCCCAACGGCCAATCTCTCGCTAGAGGCGCAAGAACGTCGTGAACTGCGTCAAAAGTTGTTTGGCGATTAA